Proteins found in one Micromonospora sp. WMMD1082 genomic segment:
- the ddaH gene encoding dimethylargininase, whose amino-acid sequence MVTVNQQRVSRKRTYLMCSPEHFAVEYAINPWMDVTAPVDAALAVKQWDRLRETLLGLGHEVHLLAPEPGLPDMVYAANGAFVVDGTVYGARFKHQQRAAEAAAHRAFYESRGWRFIAPNETNEGEGDFAYLPEAHGGLILAGHGFRTELPAHAEAQEALCRPVVSLRLVDPRFYHLDVALASIDDGNVVYYPGAFSAASQRVLAQLFPDAVLADDEDALAFGLNLVSDGANVVLNSEATRLAGRLKAAGYTPLPVELAELKKGGGSVKCCIAELRH is encoded by the coding sequence TTGGTCACCGTGAACCAGCAGCGAGTGTCGCGAAAGCGGACATATCTCATGTGCTCGCCCGAGCACTTCGCGGTCGAGTACGCGATCAACCCGTGGATGGACGTGACCGCCCCGGTCGACGCGGCGCTGGCGGTCAAGCAGTGGGACCGCCTGCGGGAGACCCTGCTCGGTCTCGGCCATGAGGTACACCTGCTGGCCCCCGAGCCCGGCCTGCCCGACATGGTCTACGCCGCCAACGGTGCCTTCGTGGTGGACGGGACGGTCTACGGGGCGCGGTTCAAGCACCAGCAGCGGGCCGCCGAGGCGGCCGCGCACCGGGCCTTCTACGAGTCGCGGGGCTGGCGGTTCATCGCGCCGAACGAGACCAACGAGGGCGAGGGCGACTTCGCGTACCTGCCGGAGGCGCACGGGGGACTCATCCTGGCCGGGCACGGCTTCCGTACGGAGCTGCCGGCGCATGCCGAGGCGCAGGAGGCGCTCTGCCGTCCGGTGGTCTCGCTGCGGCTGGTCGACCCGCGCTTCTACCACCTGGACGTGGCGCTCGCCTCGATCGACGACGGCAACGTCGTCTACTACCCCGGGGCCTTCTCGGCGGCCAGTCAGCGGGTGCTCGCCCAGCTCTTCCCCGACGCGGTGCTCGCGGACGACGAGGACGCCCTCGCCTTCGGGCTGAACCTGGTCAGCGACGGCGCCAACGTGGTGCTCAACAGCGAGGCGACCCGGCTCGCCGGCCGGCTCAAGGCGGCCGGCTACACGCCCCTGCCCGTGGAACTGGCCGAACTCAAGAAGGGCGGCGGCAGCGTGAAGTGCTGCATCGCGGAGCTGCGGCACTGA
- a CDS encoding Lrp/AsnC family transcriptional regulator, with product MQIDAVDQRIIALLVADARASYADIGTRVSLSAPAVKRRVDRLRATGVIRGFTAIVDPASVGWTTEAFVELFCAGRTTPAQIGAAVRRHPEVVGAYTVSGEADALVHLRAADIAHLEEALERLRAETFVTSSRSTIVLSRLAESPGVGPSTG from the coding sequence TTGCAGATCGACGCCGTTGACCAGCGAATCATTGCTTTGCTCGTGGCTGACGCCCGCGCCTCGTACGCGGACATCGGCACCCGGGTGTCGCTCTCCGCTCCGGCGGTCAAGCGGCGGGTCGACCGGCTGCGGGCGACCGGGGTGATCCGGGGATTCACGGCCATCGTCGACCCGGCGTCGGTCGGGTGGACCACCGAGGCCTTCGTGGAGCTGTTCTGCGCCGGCCGGACCACCCCGGCCCAGATCGGTGCCGCGGTGCGGCGCCACCCCGAGGTAGTCGGCGCGTACACCGTCTCCGGCGAGGCCGACGCGCTGGTGCACCTGCGCGCCGCCGACATCGCCCACCTGGAGGAGGCGTTGGAGCGGCTGCGGGCCGAGACGTTCGTGACCTCCAGCCGCAGCACGATCGTGCTCTCCCGGCTGGCCGAGTCCCCCGGCGTCGGCCCCTCCACCGGCTGA